One genomic window of Bacteroidota bacterium includes the following:
- a CDS encoding Do family serine endopeptidase, translating to MSVKRSVPLALFIIAAFLGGIFFTTLGANLLNKGELTAVSQASASYEEGTTAISESRVKSALELEEAFTMVAESVNPTVVQIRSEKVIQQERAFQGTPFEDFFSPFGDGGQGQGQDYRSEGLGSGVIARSDGYIITNNHVITGADELEVRLYDGKFYDAEIIGTDPLSDLAVIKIDADNLPAISYGENDKIRVGQWVMAVGSPLSADLGNTVTVGIVSALGRTSDQIRNLNAFASFIQTDAAINPGNSGGPLVDLRGRLIGINSAIYSRSGGYQGIGFAIPVDLVENVATQLIDNGSVSRGFLGVGFEGISENLSKNLDVPRGAAQIVSIMPGSAAEKAGLQNSDIVIAVDGRELQDSNQIRTIVGNKNPGDRVALDIVRGSREMSITVTLAERPDELNGQPQNMTRPVDDEVQSMESLGLHGLRNVTPEILRNLGVEDTDVAGVLIGEIDRNSAAYREAELRQRDILVEIDRQGITSRNEFMDIYSDIAPGESFLVRVLRPQGDQLVSFLTALEKP from the coding sequence ATGAGCGTTAAACGATCAGTCCCACTGGCTTTATTTATTATTGCTGCTTTCCTCGGTGGTATCTTTTTCACAACCCTCGGCGCCAATTTGCTGAATAAAGGGGAGCTTACCGCTGTAAGCCAGGCCTCTGCTTCTTACGAAGAAGGTACTACTGCCATCAGCGAATCGCGCGTTAAATCTGCGTTGGAGCTCGAAGAAGCCTTCACCATGGTTGCCGAGTCTGTCAACCCAACCGTGGTGCAGATTCGCTCTGAGAAGGTTATCCAGCAAGAACGCGCGTTCCAGGGGACACCATTTGAAGATTTTTTCAGTCCGTTTGGCGATGGCGGCCAAGGCCAGGGACAAGACTACCGGTCTGAAGGCCTGGGTTCAGGTGTCATTGCACGATCTGATGGCTACATCATAACGAACAACCACGTTATCACGGGCGCAGATGAACTTGAAGTTCGCTTGTATGACGGCAAGTTTTATGATGCTGAAATCATTGGAACGGACCCGTTGAGCGACCTGGCTGTGATCAAAATTGATGCGGACAATCTGCCGGCCATTTCATACGGCGAAAACGATAAAATCCGTGTTGGGCAGTGGGTTATGGCTGTGGGCTCTCCCCTCTCTGCTGACCTGGGCAATACTGTAACGGTAGGCATTGTGAGTGCTTTGGGCCGTACCAGCGACCAAATCCGTAACCTGAATGCCTTTGCCAGCTTTATCCAAACAGACGCTGCGATCAATCCTGGCAACTCTGGCGGTCCGCTTGTAGACCTTCGGGGCCGGCTGATCGGCATCAACTCTGCTATTTACTCGCGTTCAGGTGGCTACCAGGGTATTGGGTTTGCCATACCCGTAGACCTCGTTGAGAATGTTGCGACGCAGTTGATCGACAACGGCTCTGTAAGCCGCGGCTTCCTCGGTGTAGGCTTCGAAGGCATTAGCGAAAACCTGTCTAAAAACCTCGACGTTCCTCGTGGTGCAGCACAGATCGTGAGCATCATGCCGGGCAGTGCGGCTGAAAAAGCCGGTCTGCAAAATAGCGATATCGTAATTGCTGTTGATGGCAGAGAGCTGCAAGACTCCAACCAGATTCGCACCATTGTTGGTAACAAGAATCCTGGCGACAGGGTAGCACTGGACATCGTGCGGGGCAGCCGCGAAATGTCGATCACCGTAACGCTTGCAGAACGGCCCGATGAACTGAATGGCCAGCCGCAAAACATGACGCGTCCGGTTGACGACGAAGTTCAGAGTATGGAATCACTCGGACTTCATGGGCTCCGCAATGTCACGCCTGAGATTTTGCGCAACCTTGGCGTTGAAGATACCGACGTTGCAGGCGTACTTATTGGCGAAATCGACCGCAACAGCGCTGCGTATCGCGAAGCTGAATTGCGCCAGCGAGACATCCTCGTTGAAATAGATCGTCAGGGCATTACTTCGCGCAACGAATTTATGGACATTTACAGCGACATTGCCCCCGGAGAGTCCTTCCTCGTGCGGGTGCTACGTCCGCAAGGCGACCAACTGGTTTCATTCCTTACAGCTCTCGAAAAACCATAA